The proteins below are encoded in one region of Natranaerovirga hydrolytica:
- the hydA gene encoding dihydropyrimidinase codes for MDLIIKNGTIVTSTETYKGDIAVKDGKIEAIGNCLQEEGVNVIDAKGKLVLPGAVDVHTHLAMPFGGTVSADSYLSGTRAAACGGVTTVFDYPVQRKGNSILGLINEKKAVCEEEACVDYAFHCCITDLNEGAILEEMEKAVEEGITSYKCFFVYKKEGMMVDDGTFTKLLKRVKELGAVLNVHAENPDLIDLNVENFLKEGKTSPWYHYLSRPEYVEAEGDKRAVHWAKHLDAPLYIVHMANKEGLEAAVEAKREGYNIYVETCPQYLEFTSEVYKREDGRNFVCSPPMKGQESQNALWKAIENGDIDTVATDHCPFQSYEKDWGKDDFSKIPNGCAGVENLYPYMLSAANEGKISFNKAVELCSTNPAKIFGCVSKGSLTVGKDADIVIYDPTKEFTISVDNMHSEYDHTIWEGISLKGYPQMTISRGEVVYKDGEFVGKPGWGQFVKRVANQ; via the coding sequence ATGGATTTAATTATAAAAAATGGCACAATTGTTACTTCAACAGAGACTTACAAAGGCGATATAGCCGTTAAAGACGGTAAAATAGAGGCCATTGGAAATTGCTTACAAGAAGAAGGCGTCAACGTCATTGATGCAAAGGGCAAATTGGTTTTGCCAGGGGCTGTGGATGTACACACACATTTGGCGATGCCATTTGGTGGAACGGTTTCAGCAGATAGTTATTTATCAGGAACACGAGCAGCAGCTTGTGGTGGTGTCACAACGGTTTTTGATTATCCAGTACAAAGAAAAGGCAATAGCATTCTTGGATTAATTAATGAAAAAAAGGCTGTTTGTGAAGAAGAAGCTTGTGTAGATTATGCCTTTCATTGTTGCATCACAGACTTAAATGAAGGTGCCATATTAGAAGAAATGGAAAAAGCAGTAGAAGAAGGGATCACCAGTTATAAATGTTTCTTTGTCTACAAAAAAGAAGGTATGATGGTGGATGATGGTACATTTACTAAGTTATTAAAGCGGGTTAAAGAATTAGGCGCAGTGCTAAACGTACATGCAGAAAATCCTGATTTGATAGATTTAAATGTAGAGAACTTTTTAAAAGAAGGTAAGACGTCTCCATGGTATCACTACCTAAGTAGACCGGAATATGTAGAAGCAGAAGGCGATAAAAGGGCCGTGCATTGGGCAAAACATTTGGATGCACCCTTGTATATTGTTCATATGGCCAACAAAGAAGGATTAGAAGCGGCAGTAGAAGCCAAAAGAGAAGGTTATAACATTTATGTAGAAACTTGCCCTCAGTATCTTGAATTTACTTCAGAAGTGTATAAAAGAGAAGATGGTAGAAATTTTGTTTGCTCACCCCCTATGAAAGGACAAGAAAGTCAAAATGCTTTATGGAAAGCCATTGAAAATGGAGATATTGATACCGTTGCAACAGACCATTGCCCGTTCCAAAGTTATGAAAAAGATTGGGGCAAAGATGATTTTTCTAAAATTCCAAATGGTTGTGCAGGTGTAGAAAATTTATACCCATATATGTTGTCAGCAGCCAACGAAGGTAAAATATCTTTTAATAAAGCCGTTGAATTATGTTCTACCAATCCAGCTAAAATATTTGGTTGTGTGAGCAAAGGTTCTCTTACAGTGGGTAAAGACGCTGATATTGTTATATACGATCCAACTAAGGAATTTACCATCTCAGTGGACAATATGCATTCAGAGTATGACCATACCATTTGGGAAGGCATATCTTTAAAAGGATATCCTCAAATGACCATTTCAAGAGGTGAAGTGGTTTATAAAGATGGAGAATTTGTTGGGAAACCAGGTTGGGGTCAATTTGTAAAAAGAGTTGCTAATCAATAG
- the preA gene encoding NAD-dependent dihydropyrimidine dehydrogenase subunit PreA, protein MQERTLNQFSAKSEMEDCLLCHNAPCTKQCPHGLDPAKVIRSFRFENIKGAAESAKDTKICKACKEKSCIKACVRGKIDHPVDIPNLIGYVASLRKEETIKTIDLSIDFCGIPCDNPFFLSSSVVASNYEMVAKAFDMGWSGVAFKTIGVFVPEEVSPRFATIKKEGHSFIGFKNIEQISDHTLEENLDYLKRLKEDYPSKVIVASILGQSDEEWTYLAELMTQAGADIIECNFSCPHMTGEGLGSDVGQNPELVAKYTAATRKGTHLPILAKMTPNIGNMEIPAIAAMENGATGIAAINTIKSIMNVHLDDFNSEPQVDGKSCVGGYSGKTVKPIALRFINDMKQHPKLKDVPISGMGGIETWRDGAEFIALGCENLQITTSVMQYGYRIIDDLIDGLSSYLGEKGYKSVREMVGKALPKLVSAEALNRQSISYPKFDKGNCIGCGRCYLSCYDGGHQAIKMDEDKGKPKLLAKECVGCHLCAVVCPVGAISAGKRVAIKH, encoded by the coding sequence ATGCAGGAAAGAACATTGAATCAATTTTCAGCTAAAAGTGAAATGGAAGACTGTTTGCTTTGTCATAATGCACCTTGTACAAAGCAGTGTCCCCATGGATTAGATCCTGCCAAAGTCATTCGCTCCTTCCGCTTTGAAAATATAAAGGGTGCAGCTGAGTCTGCAAAAGACACAAAGATATGCAAGGCGTGTAAGGAAAAAAGTTGCATCAAAGCTTGTGTAAGAGGCAAGATAGATCATCCTGTAGATATTCCCAATTTAATAGGATATGTAGCCAGTTTAAGAAAAGAAGAAACAATCAAAACAATAGATTTAAGTATTGATTTTTGTGGCATACCTTGTGACAATCCATTTTTCTTATCCTCTTCAGTTGTAGCCAGCAATTATGAGATGGTCGCCAAGGCATTTGATATGGGATGGTCCGGTGTGGCATTTAAAACCATTGGTGTTTTTGTTCCAGAAGAAGTTTCTCCAAGGTTTGCTACGATTAAAAAAGAGGGTCATTCATTTATAGGGTTTAAAAACATAGAACAAATATCGGATCATACTTTAGAAGAGAACTTAGATTACTTAAAACGTTTAAAAGAAGATTATCCAAGTAAGGTTATTGTAGCTTCCATATTAGGGCAAAGCGATGAAGAGTGGACGTATTTAGCAGAGCTTATGACCCAAGCCGGTGCAGACATTATAGAATGTAATTTCTCCTGTCCTCATATGACGGGAGAAGGATTAGGTTCTGATGTCGGACAAAATCCAGAGCTGGTTGCAAAGTATACAGCAGCCACAAGAAAAGGAACCCATTTACCCATATTGGCAAAGATGACACCCAATATAGGCAATATGGAAATACCCGCTATTGCAGCCATGGAAAATGGAGCAACAGGTATAGCGGCCATTAATACCATTAAAAGTATCATGAATGTACATTTAGATGATTTTAACTCAGAACCTCAAGTAGATGGAAAATCTTGTGTGGGAGGCTACTCTGGTAAAACAGTAAAACCAATTGCCTTACGTTTTATAAACGATATGAAACAACATCCCAAGTTAAAAGACGTACCCATTAGTGGTATGGGTGGTATAGAAACTTGGCGTGACGGTGCAGAATTTATTGCTCTAGGATGTGAAAATCTTCAAATTACCACTTCTGTTATGCAATATGGTTATCGCATTATTGATGATTTAATAGATGGACTATCTTCTTATTTAGGTGAGAAGGGTTATAAAAGTGTTCGTGAAATGGTTGGAAAAGCGTTGCCTAAGTTGGTTTCAGCAGAAGCACTGAATCGCCAATCCATTTCCTATCCAAAGTTTGATAAAGGAAATTGTATTGGTTGTGGTCGATGTTATCTATCTTGTTATGATGGAGGGCATCAAGCCATAAAGATGGATGAAGATAAAGGCAAGCCCAAATTATTAGCCAAGGAATGTGTCGGGTGTCATCTATGTGCAGTGGTGTGTCCTGTAGGTGCTATATCAGCAGGCAAAAGAGTAGCAATAAAGCATTAA
- a CDS encoding ABC transporter ATP-binding protein: MSTPEIQIKDVNMIYKVNDGEDIVALNNVNLDIKEGEFISLLGPSGCGKTTLLRIIADLLQPTSGSVTLRGQTPRAMRLQKKYGIVFQNPVLYDWRSVRRNVCMPMEIMKIPKKERTARIDQTLDLVGLKDFGSKYPFELSGGMQQRVGIARALALDPEFLLMDEPFSALDEFTREKLNEDLLEIWRKTRKTVIFVTHNIAESVFLSDRVVVLSPHPGRVSAVVDIDLPRPRESSLRETSEFYEYVAKIRKSFEGV, translated from the coding sequence ATGAGTACACCAGAGATACAAATAAAAGACGTTAATATGATCTATAAGGTAAACGATGGTGAAGACATTGTGGCGCTGAACAATGTGAATTTAGACATTAAAGAAGGGGAATTTATTTCCCTCTTAGGACCATCTGGATGTGGAAAAACAACATTGCTAAGAATTATTGCGGATTTATTACAACCCACATCAGGTAGTGTGACGTTAAGAGGTCAAACCCCTAGAGCCATGAGATTACAAAAAAAGTATGGCATCGTGTTTCAAAATCCTGTGCTTTACGATTGGAGAAGCGTTAGAAGAAACGTGTGTATGCCAATGGAGATTATGAAGATACCCAAAAAAGAAAGAACAGCTAGGATAGATCAAACATTAGACTTGGTAGGGTTAAAAGACTTTGGCTCAAAGTACCCATTTGAACTGAGTGGTGGTATGCAACAAAGGGTAGGTATTGCCAGAGCCTTAGCATTGGATCCAGAATTTTTATTAATGGATGAACCGTTTTCCGCTTTAGATGAATTTACCCGTGAAAAATTGAACGAGGATTTATTAGAAATATGGAGAAAAACTAGAAAAACAGTTATTTTTGTTACCCATAATATAGCAGAATCCGTATTTTTATCGGATCGTGTGGTGGTACTATCGCCTCATCCTGGTAGAGTATCAGCAGTGGTGGATATTGATTTGCCAAGACCTAGAGAAAGTAGCCTTAGAGAAACCTCCGAGTTTTATGAATATGTGGCTAAGATAAGAAAAAGTTTTGAGGGGGTGTAA
- a CDS encoding ABC transporter permease, translating into MNLSKKDRRVVTLVWFIGVIVFLELLAFIMAYVVKDNMASAKIPFPHTILVVWIQNWESLVEAGLLTFSRAAMGFGIGASIGIVLAVIMSLSKTAEKIAFPYLIMSQMIPVLGLAPIIFNIVRDMNLSRIIIAAYITFFPVSVNMLSGLKAVDQEKKDLLYSIATSKYKVYKKLMFPFSMSYLFTGLKIAAPMAVTASILVDMLGSSGGIGVRILYALYSNTTDIFWASVATSALMGIISYYIIIFIEKLLLPWERNTSKKVGGKYE; encoded by the coding sequence ATGAACTTAAGCAAAAAAGACAGAAGGGTGGTCACACTGGTTTGGTTCATTGGTGTTATTGTTTTTTTAGAGCTATTAGCTTTTATAATGGCTTATGTTGTAAAAGACAATATGGCATCAGCTAAAATTCCATTTCCACATACCATATTAGTGGTATGGATACAAAACTGGGAATCCTTAGTAGAAGCTGGCTTATTAACCTTTTCAAGGGCGGCTATGGGATTTGGAATTGGTGCAAGTATTGGAATTGTATTAGCGGTTATTATGAGTTTGTCTAAGACAGCAGAAAAAATAGCGTTTCCCTACTTGATAATGTCTCAAATGATACCTGTATTAGGGCTTGCACCTATTATATTTAATATTGTCAGAGATATGAATTTATCAAGAATCATTATTGCAGCATATATTACTTTTTTCCCAGTATCCGTGAATATGTTAAGTGGATTAAAAGCTGTAGATCAAGAGAAAAAGGACTTGTTGTATTCTATTGCAACTAGCAAATATAAAGTTTATAAAAAATTAATGTTTCCATTTTCAATGTCTTATTTGTTTACTGGACTTAAAATTGCAGCACCTATGGCAGTTACAGCTTCTATATTAGTGGATATGTTAGGGTCATCAGGTGGTATTGGTGTAAGAATATTATATGCTTTATATTCCAACACAACAGATATCTTCTGGGCATCAGTTGCAACAAGTGCCCTGATGGGAATTATTAGTTATTACATTATTATATTTATAGAAAAATTACTTTTACCTTGGGAAAGAAATACTTCGAAGAAAGTAGGTGGCAAGTATGAGTAA
- a CDS encoding ABC transporter permease: MSNKAKTIIWPLIFGIGFLLVWEFGFLHQLLDLKHFQLPVPSQIGITLYNNLSKALSDAVVTISGALIGMALGSFLGFMIAVIATCFPKWGYGGMILVTALNAIPIVALSPIMNLWFSTGMIQKIGVVTVVCMAAMAINAYSGLNNLKPYSVDLMHSVAADHWTIFKKLRLPNCLPNVFTAFKINVAGSIIAAIISEYFASSTAGLGFGIKDHLRKAEMAMGWSYIVVASLAGVLIYLIILLVERDAIKWHASQR; encoded by the coding sequence ATGAGTAATAAAGCAAAAACAATAATATGGCCCTTAATATTTGGAATAGGATTTCTTTTGGTATGGGAATTTGGATTTTTACACCAATTATTAGATTTAAAGCATTTTCAATTACCTGTTCCGTCGCAAATCGGCATAACTTTATACAACAATTTGTCAAAAGCATTAAGCGATGCAGTAGTCACCATTTCAGGAGCATTAATTGGTATGGCATTGGGTTCGTTTTTAGGTTTTATGATTGCGGTTATTGCCACTTGTTTTCCCAAATGGGGGTATGGGGGTATGATTTTGGTTACAGCACTAAATGCCATACCCATTGTGGCATTGTCACCCATAATGAATTTATGGTTTTCAACAGGTATGATACAAAAAATAGGTGTTGTGACAGTGGTATGTATGGCAGCTATGGCCATTAATGCATATAGCGGGCTTAATAATTTAAAGCCCTACTCAGTAGATTTGATGCATAGTGTGGCAGCAGATCATTGGACCATATTTAAAAAATTGCGGTTGCCAAATTGCTTACCTAATGTATTTACAGCCTTTAAAATCAATGTTGCAGGATCAATTATTGCAGCAATTATTAGTGAATACTTTGCATCTTCTACAGCAGGATTAGGATTTGGCATAAAAGACCATTTAAGAAAAGCAGAAATGGCAATGGGATGGTCCTATATTGTTGTTGCTTCTCTAGCAGGAGTTCTTATATATTTAATTATATTGTTGGTAGAACGCGATGCTATAAAATGGCACGCTTCACAAAGATAA
- a CDS encoding ABC transporter substrate-binding protein, which yields MKKRKNIIGIVLMIMLLTLAVGCSSEEPVTEAEGSGDNVETPESSEELDSMTVQLKWLPQSQFMGFYVAQANGYYEEEGIDIQILPGGSDIIPEQQVYSGVADVGVTWVSSLMKYQSEGWDLVHSGQLFQNSAMLLVSKESTGIESALDLEGKKVGSWFGGNEYEIYALLAANGLDRNNDLELVQQDYTMNQLINDTIDAASAMTYNELGLLYQEIDPSEVNILDMNDEGVAMLQDCLFVSSDWIAENEDLYVRFLRATIKGWADAAADPEAAGTIVYNVDQSVSLEHQIYMAEEVAKLVVTEGFDPANIGYTDMDAYQQTADLALEHGLLTQPVEISETTIQTKYWEAATRN from the coding sequence ATGAAAAAAAGAAAAAATATTATTGGAATAGTACTAATGATTATGTTACTTACTTTAGCAGTTGGTTGTAGTTCAGAAGAGCCTGTCACAGAAGCAGAAGGTTCAGGAGATAATGTAGAGACACCAGAATCTTCAGAAGAACTGGACTCAATGACCGTACAACTTAAGTGGTTGCCACAATCACAATTTATGGGCTTTTATGTGGCACAAGCGAATGGATATTATGAGGAAGAAGGCATAGACATTCAAATTCTTCCAGGTGGTAGTGATATTATTCCAGAGCAACAAGTGTATAGTGGTGTTGCAGATGTAGGTGTTACGTGGGTATCCAGTTTAATGAAATATCAATCAGAAGGTTGGGACTTGGTACATAGTGGACAACTATTCCAAAATAGTGCTATGTTATTGGTTTCTAAAGAATCTACGGGCATAGAAAGTGCTTTAGATTTAGAAGGTAAAAAAGTTGGTTCTTGGTTTGGAGGCAATGAGTATGAAATATATGCCCTTTTAGCTGCTAACGGATTAGATAGAAACAATGATTTAGAATTGGTACAACAAGATTATACAATGAATCAATTGATTAATGATACTATCGATGCAGCGTCAGCAATGACCTATAACGAATTAGGTTTATTGTATCAAGAGATAGATCCAAGTGAAGTCAATATATTAGATATGAATGATGAAGGCGTTGCAATGCTTCAAGATTGTCTATTTGTAAGTTCAGATTGGATTGCTGAAAATGAAGACTTATATGTAAGATTTTTACGTGCAACGATAAAAGGCTGGGCAGATGCAGCTGCTGATCCAGAAGCAGCAGGAACCATTGTATATAACGTGGACCAAAGTGTTTCACTAGAACACCAAATCTATATGGCAGAAGAAGTAGCAAAATTAGTTGTCACAGAGGGCTTTGACCCAGCAAATATTGGGTACACAGATATGGATGCATACCAACAAACAGCAGACTTAGCTCTAGAACATGGACTCTTAACGCAACCAGTAGAAATCTCAGAAACAACCATTCAAACAAAATACTGGGAAGCCGCAACAAGAAACTAG
- a CDS encoding glutathione peroxidase yields the protein MSLYNIEVKKISGETIPLESYKGKVLLIVNTASNCGFTPQYEELEALYQKYKDSNFEILGFPCNQFGNQEPGNFSEIKEFCKLNYGVTFPLFEKVDVKGNTIHPLFKLLTTEQKGLFSGEIKWNFTKFLIDSNGNVVDRFAPTTKPNKLENKVKKLLP from the coding sequence ATGTCATTATACAATATTGAAGTTAAAAAAATCTCAGGCGAAACAATTCCGCTAGAATCTTATAAGGGAAAAGTTCTTTTAATCGTAAATACTGCAAGTAATTGTGGATTCACTCCACAGTATGAAGAGTTAGAGGCCTTATATCAAAAATATAAAGATAGCAATTTTGAAATTTTAGGTTTTCCTTGTAACCAATTTGGTAATCAAGAACCTGGTAACTTTTCTGAAATCAAAGAGTTTTGCAAATTAAACTATGGTGTTACATTTCCCCTCTTTGAAAAAGTGGATGTAAAAGGTAATACTATTCACCCGTTATTTAAACTACTTACTACAGAGCAAAAAGGCTTGTTCAGCGGAGAGATTAAATGGAATTTTACAAAGTTTTTGATCGATTCAAATGGAAATGTGGTTGATCGTTTTGCACCAACTACCAAACCTAATAAATTAGAAAATAAAGTCAAAAAACTATTGCCTTAA
- a CDS encoding MarR family winged helix-turn-helix transcriptional regulator: MPKEELLKLDNQICFPIYAVSRSITKLYRPLLQELNITYPQYLVLLVLWEVEVITLRDLGKKLYLDSGTLTPLLKRMEKMHLIKRERSVEDERVLFIKITEKGLGMKEKASKVPECLLKNIEVDINQLIRVKKEMDELLKKLNS; encoded by the coding sequence ATGCCTAAAGAAGAGTTGTTAAAATTAGATAATCAAATATGTTTTCCTATATATGCAGTGTCGAGGTCTATTACAAAGTTGTATAGGCCATTATTACAAGAGTTAAATATCACTTACCCCCAATATCTAGTATTGTTGGTATTGTGGGAAGTAGAAGTGATAACTTTAAGAGATTTGGGGAAAAAGTTGTACTTAGATTCAGGGACATTAACACCCTTGTTAAAAAGAATGGAGAAAATGCATTTAATAAAAAGAGAACGATCTGTTGAAGATGAAAGGGTATTATTTATCAAAATCACTGAAAAAGGTTTGGGAATGAAGGAAAAAGCTTCAAAGGTACCGGAGTGTTTATTAAAAAACATAGAGGTAGATATTAATCAATTAATAAGAGTGAAAAAAGAAATGGATGAGCTCTTAAAGAAATTAAATAGTTAA
- a CDS encoding secondary thiamine-phosphate synthase enzyme YjbQ: MEDTLYEYDIRTTQNQEFIDINHLIRDAIDKSDLEDGIAIVYCPHTTAGITVNENADLDVVRDMITHLNNVFPVYGDYKHIEGNSHAHLKSSFMGIEKTIIVKDKKPILGTWQSVFFCEFDGPRTRKVFIKLISG, encoded by the coding sequence ATGGAAGATACATTATATGAATATGATATTAGAACAACACAAAACCAGGAATTTATAGACATTAATCATTTAATAAGAGATGCTATCGATAAGAGTGATTTAGAAGATGGCATTGCAATCGTCTATTGCCCTCATACAACAGCAGGAATTACGGTTAATGAAAACGCTGATCTGGATGTTGTAAGAGATATGATAACCCATTTAAATAATGTATTTCCAGTATATGGAGATTATAAACATATTGAAGGAAACTCCCATGCGCATTTAAAATCTTCTTTTATGGGAATAGAAAAAACAATAATAGTAAAAGATAAAAAGCCAATATTGGGAACGTGGCAAAGTGTGTTCTTTTGCGAGTTCGATGGTCCAAGAACAAGAAAAGTATTTATAAAATTAATCAGTGGATAA
- a CDS encoding uracil-DNA glycosylase yields the protein MNIFKNSWQPLLENEFKKEYYLNLKQFLKTEYTNEIIYPDMYDVFNALHFTDYKTLKVVILGQDPYHGPNQAHGLSFSVKPNIPIPPSLKNIYKELHTDVGCFIPNNGYLKKWADQGVLLLNTVLTVKAGQANSHKNIGWELFTDRIIQLLNIRDNPIVFILWGKNAQSKIKMIDTQKHYIIKSVHPSPLSAHRGFLGSKPFSRTNEILKSINKTPIDWQVENI from the coding sequence ATCTAAAACAATTTTTAAAAACCGAATACACAAACGAAATTATTTATCCAGATATGTATGATGTTTTTAATGCCTTACATTTTACAGACTATAAAACTTTAAAAGTAGTTATCTTAGGACAAGATCCTTATCATGGTCCTAATCAAGCTCACGGACTTAGTTTTTCAGTGAAGCCAAATATACCTATACCACCCTCACTTAAAAACATCTATAAAGAATTGCATACCGATGTTGGTTGTTTTATTCCTAATAATGGATACTTAAAAAAATGGGCTGATCAAGGTGTTTTGTTGCTGAACACTGTACTAACTGTAAAGGCGGGACAAGCCAATTCACATAAAAACATAGGTTGGGAACTGTTTACGGATAGAATCATACAATTATTAAATATCAGAGATAATCCTATTGTTTTTATTTTGTGGGGCAAGAATGCTCAATCAAAAATAAAAATGATAGATACTCAAAAACATTATATTATTAAATCTGTACATCCAAGCCCTCTTTCTGCACATAGAGGTTTCTTAGGAAGCAAACCCTTCTCTAGGACCAACGAAATTCTTAAATCAATAAATAAAACACCAATCGATTGGCAGGTAGAAAATATTTAA